A single window of Deltaproteobacteria bacterium DNA harbors:
- a CDS encoding GNAT family N-acetyltransferase yields the protein MTPWDFRFELVDRPEQFDNLKTEWDRLLTNSTADPLFCSHVWMRTWWNHFGDDGELRILTARDAEDGRLVGIAPFFLRRIAAAELEAEMTGGVRPIIPTRGMKLRVLQPLGSGEVCADFVGFIAERGRADEIWSALYTYFLREVGEFDLLDMTHVRDDEPGFESLQYAAMGGRNWRYRPLYQAPYSELPEGGYEAYLESLSKKSRYNARKKIKEIRIYHKVEHRFHDDAATLPEAMDRFFDLHAQRWAAEGQTGVFASEKMAAFHRDFAARALRLGWLRLGFLSLDDEPPIFATYAFHTGDAVYLYQQGSAPVYPEFNLGYAALVFAIQDACERGARRYEFLRGEADYKLHWAKNGHPLIQFLAGATFRGTRFFARSFINTDPRVRRAVKRIVLRGRR from the coding sequence GTGACGCCGTGGGACTTCCGGTTTGAACTGGTCGACAGACCGGAGCAGTTCGACAATCTGAAAACCGAATGGGATCGGCTGTTGACGAATTCGACGGCCGATCCTTTGTTTTGTTCGCACGTGTGGATGCGAACGTGGTGGAACCATTTCGGCGACGACGGCGAGCTGCGGATCCTGACCGCGCGCGACGCCGAGGACGGCCGGCTCGTCGGTATCGCGCCTTTTTTCCTGAGGCGAATTGCGGCCGCCGAACTCGAAGCCGAGATGACCGGCGGCGTGCGTCCCATCATTCCCACGCGCGGAATGAAACTGCGCGTCCTGCAACCGCTGGGGTCGGGCGAGGTCTGCGCCGACTTCGTCGGCTTCATCGCCGAGCGCGGGCGCGCGGACGAGATCTGGTCGGCGCTTTACACATATTTTTTGCGCGAGGTGGGCGAGTTCGACCTGCTCGACATGACGCACGTGCGCGACGACGAGCCGGGCTTCGAATCGCTTCAGTACGCGGCGATGGGCGGGCGCAATTGGCGCTACCGTCCCCTCTATCAGGCACCGTATTCGGAATTGCCCGAGGGGGGTTACGAGGCGTATCTGGAGTCGCTCTCGAAGAAGAGCCGCTACAACGCCCGCAAGAAGATCAAGGAGATCCGCATCTACCACAAGGTGGAGCACCGGTTTCACGACGACGCGGCGACGCTGCCCGAAGCGATGGACCGGTTCTTCGACCTTCACGCGCAGCGCTGGGCCGCCGAGGGGCAAACCGGCGTCTTCGCGTCGGAGAAGATGGCGGCGTTCCACCGCGATTTCGCCGCGCGCGCGCTTCGTCTCGGCTGGCTGCGGCTCGGCTTTTTGTCGCTCGACGACGAGCCGCCGATCTTCGCGACCTACGCGTTTCACACGGGCGACGCGGTGTACCTGTACCAGCAGGGCAGCGCGCCGGTGTATCCCGAGTTCAATCTCGGCTACGCTGCGCTCGTGTTCGCGATTCAGGACGCATGCGAGCGGGGCGCGCGGCGATACGAGTTCTTGCGCGGCGAGGCCGACTATAAGCTGCACTGGGCGAAGAACGGCCACCCGCTGATCCAGTTTCTGGCGGGCGCGACGTTTCGGGGCACGCGGTTTTTCGC